A window of Cryptomeria japonica chromosome 3, Sugi_1.0, whole genome shotgun sequence contains these coding sequences:
- the LOC131874166 gene encoding DNA replication licensing factor MCM4-like: MHKLAPRDIYTSGCGSSAVGLTTYVSKDPETGEIVRESGALVLTDRGICCINEFDRMSNNARSMLHEVMEQQTLSIAKVRIISSLNARTLVLVCANPTSSRYNPRLSVIDNIQLSPISLSKFDLIYLVLDKADEQTDQCLGRNLVALHYDEPEDKTLDVSDLPTLTSYITYARQHMHPKISDEAAKEF; this comes from the coding sequence ATGCATAAGTTGGCTCCTCGAGACATTTATACAAGTGGCTGTGGAAGTTCTGCAGTTGGTTTGACTACTTATGTATCAAAGGACCCTGAAACTGGTGAAATAGTTCGAGAAAGTGGAGCACTCGTATTGACTGATAGGGGTATTTGTTGCATAAACGAGTTTGATAGGATGTCAAATAATGCTCGTAGCATGTTACACGAGGTTATGGAACAACAAACATTGTCAATAGCAAAGGTTAGGATCATATCATCTCTTAATGCAAGGACATTAGTTTTAGTTTGTGCCAATCCTACCAGTTCACGCTATAACCCTAGACTTTCAGTTATTGATAATATCCAACTTTCTCCAATATCGCTTTCCAAGTTTGATCTGATCTACCTAGTGCTTGATAAAGCTGATGAACAAACAGATCAATGCCTTGGAAGGAATCTTGTTGCATTGCATTATGATGAGCCTGAGGACAAAACATTGGATGTATCGGACCTCCCAACCCTCACTTCATATATCACTTATGCAAGACAACACATGCATCCTAAAATATCTGATGAGGCTGCAAAGGAATTTTAA